The sequence below is a genomic window from Desulfonatronum thioautotrophicum.
TGTCACAAGAAATACGATTGACCGCTCAGGTCAAGGACCGGGAGGATCTGATGTTGGCCGCGAAAAGCAGAAAAATGGAAATCGTCAAGCGTAGCGACGCAAACATGACGATGAACCATCTGGCGTATCCGCCGCGATTGACCGAGATGGACCTGGCGTGTTTTCAGACGATTACGTCCCAGGAACTGACCCCGGAACAGGTGGCCCGTATCGTCACCCCCTTGGAGGTGTTGCCTCGTCAGGATGAGGTGCTGGCCTTGCACTGGCACCCGGAATACATCCCCATGGACCTGATCCGGCAACGGATACAGGCAACCTATCCCTGCAAGACCTGCGAGTTGATCATTCCCACCCAGCACAACGTGCTCATGGAATACGGCGATTATTCCGGCGTGGAGGTGGACTGCTATTCCCACGGATTTGAGCGCAAGGTCCAGCTGCTGCTCCATTTTCGAACCAGCAAATTGGCGTCCGCGGACGTTTTCAAGTCCATGCTGGACCATACCTTCCGCTACCGTTCCAGTCAGTTGTATGCATTTTTGGACATGGTCACCAACATCCGCTTTGAGGATTATTTGCAGTTGGCCGCCGAAGAAACCGGCGTGGACGAAGACGTGGTCCGCTTTTCCCGGGTCCAGGCCAAGAAACTTCAAATTCTTCTGGAAGAACACGAACGGCGCATTCCCCGGGACATGATCAAGAACAAGCTGATTCGTGAATTCATTGCCGCGCAGGCGGAACTTTTTCCCGAGTCGCTGGTGCATCGCGCCCTCGTGTTCCTGAAAACCGTGAAGCGGATGGTCAAGGAAAACTTCAGTCCGACCTATTTTTACAGGACGTCCGAGTTCATTGAGGAAGCCAGGTCTCTGGGGGGTGGTGTCGTGATCCCCCATCCGGAGCAGTTTTGGCCGATTTTGTTGGCGGATTACGACATTGACGGCTACGAAGTCTGGAATCCCCAGTCCCAGGAGTACACCGAATTCCTGGTCAACGTGATCAATCGTCAGAACAAGTCCCGCAGGGTTGATGATCGCCCCCTGCTGGTCTTCATGGGTGACGACACCCACATGAGCGAGAAGCTCAAAAATCCAGACGAGGCAGATGCTGGAAAATACTACCGGGACATCGGGCTGCAACCGGCATGGGACGATCTGGCCATTCGAAAAAGCCTGATCGTAGGCAATGCCAGTCGGGCGCGGACCATCGAAGAGTATCGGGCCAGGCTGGATGGGTGAGGGAAGAGAAGTGAATTCAGAAGTCAGAATTCAGGAGTCAGAATTCAGAATTCAGAATTAAGAATTAAGAATTAAGAAGTCGGAAGTAGGGATTCAGGGACCGGGGCTCGGGAGTTGGGGGGCAGATTTTGGAACATTTTAACCATTGCGAGAACGGACATGGCGGATGAAAAATTTCGGCACGAATCCTTGCAGGACAAGGAATCCATCGGCAAGTATCTCAATGCGCTCAGTGACGGTTTCCTGAACGGCAAGCTGCAGTTTTCCTGGAAGAACAAGCGGCTGGTCCTGGAGCCGCAGAGCCTGATCAAGTTCGACGTGGAGACCAAGAAAAAAGACGGCGAAGTGAAGATGGTTCTGCGGTTTCGTTGGGAGCAGACTCCCGAAAGCAGCATGTTCGCGGACGGGCCGCTGGTCATTGAAGCCCAGGGCAAGGAATAGTTCGAATGCATGTCTTTGAGGGGCTGGAGCAGAGAATCCAGTTCATGGTCCTGGAGGTCGCCAAGCAGGTGGATGAAACCCTGCGGGTGTTGATCAGTCCGGATGAAGCGAACATCGAGAAGGTCACTTCCCGGGACGACTATATCGATAATTTCAAGAGTGTGATTGAAAACGCCTGCTTTTCCCGGTTGCACGGGCAGAGCCATCTGGACAAGGCCGGCATCGACTTTATCCGCGCGGTGAACATCATCAGCAACAATCTGGAACGGATCAGTGATTTTTCCGTGGATATCGCCCGCCAGGTTCAGTATCTCTCCGATCAGCGTTTTCTGGATCAGTTCGAATACCGGCCTTTTTTTCGTCAGATCCTGGGAGCCCTGGACATCGTGGTCCGGGCCCTTTTTCACCGGGACCTTTCTTTAGCTTTGCGGATCTGCCGGGCGGAATTTATCCTGGACAAACTCTACAAACACAATTTCGATAAAATCATCACCAGTCTCCAGACCGGCAGAGAAACCCACAATCTGATCACCACGCTGTTCATTTTTCGTTACCTGGAGCGGATGGGCGACTCGCTCTTGAACATTGGCGAGGCAGTGATCTTTTCCGTGGTTGGCGAAAAGCTGAAGATTAACCAGTACCAGGCCTTGCGCGAGTCCCTGGACAGCCTGGGTGTTGACCTGCCGTTGCGGGAGGTGGATTTTGAATCCATCTGGGGCACCCGATCCGGGTGCCGGATCGGGAAGGTTTCCGGGGACAACAAAGGCAGCTCCACCGGGGTGATCTTCAAGGAAGGCAAGCACAAAAAAATATTTCAGGAAAAGATCAATATTCATGAGTGGGAGACCATCCTGCCTGGGCTGACACCCAAGGTTTTTGGATTCCAGGAGAGTCGTGAAAATGCCTCCATTCTGCTGGAATTCCTCACAGGATGCACGTTTCAGGAAATCGTCTTCAACGAAGACAAGGAATTTTTTGAGGACGCCTTTTTTCTGGTGCAGGAAACCGCGGCCATGATCTGGCAGAAAACCCTCAAGCCCCGACCGGTTCCGTGTACTTTCATTGCCCAACTGTCCAAACGCATCGAGGATGTTTTTGTCACCCATCCGGAATTTAATACGCCTCAGATTCAGTTTTGCAATCTGATGATTCCCTCGACTTCGGAGCTTCTGGAACAATTGCAGCAGGTGGAGCAGGAAGTCATGGCGCCGTTCACCGTGTTTATCCACGGTGACTACAACAGTAACAACATCATCTATAACCAGAAAGAGCAGCGGATTCACTACATTGATGTACACCGTTCCGCGCACGGCGACTATGTGCAGGATGTCTCCGTATTTCTCGTGTCCAATTTCCGTCTCCCGATTTTTGACCGCATCGTGCGCTGCAAGTTGAATCAGGTCAGTCTGCATTACCTGCATTTCGCGCGGCAATTTGCTCAGGAGTTCCGCGATACGACCTTCGAGATTCGTCTGGCCCTTGGATTGATCCGCTCGTTCATCACCTCGACCCGGTTTGAATTGAATGAGGAGTTCGCGGCCAGCATGTTTGTCCGGGGCGTCTATCTCATGGAGTTGGTCCTGGGCCATCGAGGCCACCCCTGGGAGACTTTTCGGCTACCGGACCAGATTTTGCGCTATCGCTACTATTGATCATGAGGGAATGCCGAGGTCATCAGCACCATGGCAATTCCTGGAGAGCACAAGAAGGAAAACACATGAAACGCGTTGCAGTCATCGGCAATCCCGGCAGCTGGTCCACGGAGAAGCTTGCCGACGCTTTTGCGGCCAAGACGGGCTTTCGCCGCGTCGTGGACATGTCCCAGGTACAGATGGATTTGGACAGTGCCCGGATGAGGCATGACGGGGAGGAGTTGTCGGAATTCGACGCCTTGACCGTAAAAAAGATCGGACCGGTCTACTCTCCGGATATGCAGGATCGGCTCAGCTTGCTGGACTTGCTGGCCCGCAAGGGCACGCCGATTTTTTCCAATCCGGCCTCGATCCTCGCGGCCCTCAACCGCCTCAGCTGTACGGTGATCCTGCGGGCCGGGAACATGCCCATGCCGCCCACCAGGATAACCGAGGATGTCGAGGCCGCGGTGGAGGCGGTGGAATCGTTCGGGCGGGCCGTATTCAAGCCATTGTACACCTCCAAGGCCCGGGGCATGGAGGTCATTTCGGCCGATCCCTCCTGCCGAGAGCGGATCATCCGCTTTCAAAACCAGGGCAACCCGGTGATGTACATCCAAAAAATGCTGGATACGCCGGGCAAGGATCTGGGAATTGTTTTTCTCGGTGGAGACTATTTAGGAACCTATGCCCGACAGAGTGCCGGGGCCTGGAACACGTCCACGTCCAGTGGCGGAAAATACGCAAATCATGAGCCATCCCAAGAGGTTCTTGATTTGGCCTGGAGGGCCCAGAACCTTTTTGACCTGGACTTCACCTGCGTTGACGTGATGGAGACAGACGCCGGGCCGATGATCTTCGAGGTCTCGGCCTTTGGAGGATTCCGGGGGCTTCTGGAGGCCCGGGGACTGGATGCTTCGGTCCATTTTGCCGATTATGTGCTGAAACAGGTGGCGTCATGAGCGGTGACCGAGCGGATCAGGTCCGGGTGCAGTTGTTGGAGCGTGCCGCGTCAGGAGCAGGTGGATCGCTTGCACTGTGTTTCGGATCCTGTCGGATTACCGTGCAGACGGACAGTGCCGGGTTGCGGCAAAAGCTGGCCAGGTACTACGCCGATTTTTTGGAACCCGCAGATCACGACAATGTCGGTCGTGTCCCGGACATCACCGTGCGAGCTCTTGAGGCAAAACCATGGAATCCTGAACTGCCATGGATCGTCAAGCAGCCTGATCCGGGTAAAACCAAGATCAAGGAAGAATACCTGGATCTGCCCCAGGACAGCCGGTTGGGGACATGCATGGGACGACTGGTTCGCAAACGACTGACCGGGATGCTGTTCTATTTTGACCAGGAAACCCATCTGGCCCATGGTCCCTGTCTGGCCAACGACAACCAGGTGATCAACTTCATCAACAGCCGTTTCATCCAGTGGATGCTGGACCGCGGCAGCCTGTTGTGCCATGCCGCCGGGGTGTCCCTGAACGGCAACGGATTGGCTCTGGCCGGCTTTTCCGGAATGGGCAAGTCCACCCTGGCCCTGCATATGATGCGGCGAGGGTTGGATTTCATCAGTAACGACCGGTTGTTGATTCACGGCCTTGATTCCGGACGGAACACGCACGGACCGACCATGCACGGTGTGGCCAAGCTGCCCCGGGTCAATCCGGGAACGATCCTGGGCAATCCCTCTCTGGCCGGACTGCTGGATGCCTCCCAAAAAGAGGCGTATGTCAAAATGGCTCCGGATGAACTCTGGAATCTGGAACAAAAGCACGACGTTTACCTGGATGAGTGCTTCGGCCAGGGCAAATTTCTCAGCGCGGCCCGGATGGCCGGCCTGGTGATCCTGAACTGGAAAACCAAGTATCCTCGCACCTCTCTGGAGCTGGTGGATCTGGCGCAACATCCGGAACTGCTGGACACGGTCATCAAATCCCCGGGCCTGTTCTTTCTGCCCCGTCCTGATGTGGCGTATCGGTTCCAGCCGGAGAATTATCTGGATGTTTTCAGCAAATGCGCGGTGTTCGAGGCCCAGGGAGGCGTGGACTTCGACCATGTAGCCGATGCCTGCGTCCATTATCTGGGCCAGCAGGGGAAGGGGTGAAGGGAGTATACCAGTTCTACTTCGGTATGGTATTATTCGCTTGAAAAATTGCAGTTATCCGGGCTCGTGGCGGTATCAAGATCGATTCCGCTTGCTCGTCAATAACTTGAATTCGTCCCCGGTCCCACTATCGGAAGGGAAGTCCGAGTGCGAAGTGTTACTGGGAGTTGGTCCGTGTGAGTTCCTTTTGTACCCGTTCATGAAGCCAGACTTTGATCAGCGCACCGCGGTCGACCCCGATCTGATGGCGGATGCGGTCAATGGAGTCAACCAGGGTTTGGCTGACGTCAATGGTGATCCGACATTTTTTCCCCGGCTTGGTGATGACGGCTTGAGAAAGATCAACCAGGGTGTGGATATCTTCTCCGTTGTCAAAGCGTTGGTCGAATTCTTCATTGGTCATGGCGGGCATTGGCTTGGTCATAGAGTGCTTTTTCCTTTCTTCGCGAACGTCTCACAGAGATGAGCCGGATCATGTTGTTTCTGATGGTGAATATGCCCGTCCAAAAACTGGCGTCGATTTTACCGATAATGATATACCTGTTTTCCAGTGGATACGGAGCCAGAATTTGAAGTCGGCCGGGGTCGTCCCAAAGATTGCGGCTTTATCAAAACTGATGCCATGCTTTACCTGGTTGGCGGCATCTTTTGTGGAATCCCATTCAAATTTCATTTTTGAAGCTTACTTTTTTTAAACAGAATTGCAAGTAAATTTGTGTTTTTTGCTGCAGATGTTTTTGCGAGCTCTCCGTGCAACAAATCCGTATCTCCCGCACCGCGCTGATTCCCGATGAGCTGCGTCTGGCCCGGTATTTGAAAGCGCCGGAGATGGGGCCGCGGCTGTTGTTTTTCAGCGGTGGTTCGGCACTGAATCCGCTGAGCCGGGAGTTGGTCCGCTATACGCACAATTCCATCCATTTGGTCACGCCGCTGGACTCCGGCGGCAGTTCGGCCAAACTCCGCGAAGCCTTTCAGATGCCGGCGGTGGGTGATCTGCGGAGCCGATTGATGGCCTTGGCGGACCAGAGTGTGAAGGGCAATCCGGAAGTACGAGAATTGTTTGCTCATCGTTTGTCCAAAACCGCATCGCCGGAGGAACTCCGCCAAAGTCTGCAGCGGTTGGTTTCCGGGCGAGACGCTCTTGTTCGCGACATACCGGATCCAATGCGCAAGATCGTCCGGAATTATCTGCGGATTTTCCAGGAAAAAATGCCGAAGGACTTCGACCTGCGCGGAGCCAGTATCGGGAATTTGATCCTGACCGCCGGGTATCTGACCAGCCAGCGCCGCATTGATTCAGTGGTCTTTCTGTTCTCCAAGCTGGCCGAAGTCCGCGGCGTGGTCCGGCCGATCATGAACCGGTATTTGCATCTGGCAGCGGAACTGGAAAGCGGGGAAACCATCGTGGGTCAGCACCTGCTCACAGGCAAGGAGGTTCCCCCGATCACCTCGAAAGTCCAGCGGGTCAGCATCAGCAACAGCCGCTTGCGGATCGAACCGGTTCAGGTGGCCATTCGGGAAAAAGTTCGGGATCTGATCCGGCAGGCCGACCTGATCTGCTTTCCCATGGGCAGTTTCTACTCCAGTCTGATCGCCAACCTGCTGCCTGAAGGGGTTGGCCAGGCCATTGCTGAAAATGACTGTCCCAAGGTGTATGTGCCCAATGCCGGCACGGATCCGGAACAGTTCGGCATGTCCCTTGCCGACAGCACTGCCGTATTGCTGGATTATCTCCGCAAGGGCAGCACGGCCGTACTGCCTGTGGACCGGCTGCTGAATCTCGTGCTGCTGGATGAGCGTGACAGCAGCTATGTCCACTCCGTGGACGTGAATGCGATGGAAAGTCAGGGGGTTACGGTTTTACGTTGTCCGCTGGCCGGCGATGGAGCCGGCCAGCGGTTGGATGGGGAGCGGGTGCTCAGGGTGCTGCTTTCCCTGGTCTGATCACCCTGGAGGAGGTGCTGGGTTGGGTCTTGCTGTTGTGGAAGCCGGTTTCTTTGCGGATTTGTCTCGGCAATGCGGATGCTGTCGCGGAGGGGGGATGATGCCGGTATCTGTGGCAAAAGCAACGTCATCGCGGAATGCGCAATTGCTGTTGCCGGCGCTGACCCTGAAGTCGCTTGCCGAAGAAAGAACAGGCAATGCGTGCTGTGTCGTTTAACTGAACGAAGCGTTGAAGGAGCAAGTCATGTCCAAAAAGGAAGTCAAGTTAAAGGGTGTCATGGAGACCAGCCAGGTGGTGACCTACCTGGAAGACCTGGTGGCGGGGCTGAAGGAAGGAACGATCTGCGTGCGCCAGGGGGAGGAGTTTGTCACCTTGTGTCCGGATCAGATGGTTGATGTGGAGGTCAAGGCCACGGCCAAAAAGGGCAAGGAGAAGTTTGAAATGGAGCTGTCCTGGTACCGGGAGCCTGCTGATGAGGAGAGTCAGCTGATCACTATTTCCTCCGAAGAACCAGAACCGCCCGTTGGAGGCGACCAGTCCATGCCGGCTGTCAGTGCTCCGGCCATCGAAGTCCAGGAGGGACAGGCTGGGGCCTCGGATTCTGATGGGTTGGTTTTGGGCGAGTCGGACCCCGATGCGTCAAAAGACGATGAGGAGGCGCAAGGCACCGGGCGATGATCCCCTGGGCTACCAATTGAGGCAATGCCGACGAAGACTGGAACCATGGAAGCAGTCAATCAGCAGGCAATAAATATGATGTCCGAAGCGGCCCAATTCCGGCTGCTTCGGACATTTTTTTAGGAGATAGAGATGTCTGATGCCCCTTGTACGGTGCAGGCCGTGTTGTTTGATTTTGGCGGAGTACTGGCTGATGAGGGTTTTTATCACGGGTTGCACCAGGTTGCCCGCGAAGGCGGCCTGGATGGTGAGACGTTTTTTTCGGCTGTAAGCCGGGAGATCTACACCTGTGGGTACCTGGAGGGACGCGTTGACGAGTCGGTGTTCTGGGCCCGCATCGAAACAGTGATCGGTCTGCCCCTGCCAGCGGAAACAGTGCGGCGGATCATTTTGGATGGATTTGTCCTCCGGCCCTGGATGTTGGATTTTGTCAGAGCATTGCGGCAATCCGGAGTGCGGGTGGCCATGCTCAGTGACCAGACCAACTGGCTGGATGAGCTGGACAGCCGCCATGGTTTCTATGCCGAGTTCGAGCAGGTCTTCAACAGTTACCGCCTGGGGATAAGCAAATACCGTCCGGAGACGTTTTTGCGTGTCCTTGGCGAGTTGGGTTTGCAACCAGGCCAGGCGCTGTTCGTGGACGACAATGCCGGACATATTCAACGGGCCAAGGAGGTGGGGCTGAAAACGATTTTGTTCGCCGACCAGGAGGCGTTCATCTCTGGGTTGCGGACCTTCTGCCCAGGGCTGGCACTCGGGAATTCTCCCAAGGCAGTATCCCCGGAAGAAGGGCATCCTCGGTAACAGGCAATTTGAAAAATAAAGAAAAATTGTAAAAAAATATGTTTTTTATCAAATTATCAACTTTAACTTTTTTCAGAAAGGAGCTTGACGCCGCTCAGGCCACACGGCTCTTGATTCTTCCCGGGATGGGAAAGTGATCAATGATTTAACGGCTTAGCATTTGATATGGTATAAAAAATATTAAATTTTAAGATGTTGCTGTTTCAGTTGTTTTTTTTTTACGCCAGGAAAAATGGGGAATTTGCTGGTTGCCCCTTTTTGCCTGCTCGGTGTACCAATCGCCCCCATGAGCGTCGTGTGGAAAAAAACTCTGGAAATTTTAGAAAAATCAATCAATCCGGTACATGTCCGAGCTTGGTTGACTCCTCTGGGTGCCCGCCTGGATCAGGACGGGCTGGTGCTGACCGCATCCAACGGATTCGTGGCTTCCTGGATCAAGAACCGATATCTGGAGGTCATTGAACAGGCCCTGCGGCAGGCTGCGAATCGGGAACTGCCCGTCCGGGTGGAGTGTGCATCCCAAACGCTTTGCCTTGGCAATAACGACCGGAAGCCTGGGGGCGTGTTCGGAGGTGTTGCCGGCGGCATCCCAGATCGTATTCACGGCAATGTTTCGGCCATTGCCTCCGGGGAAATTCCGCAACAATGTACCGAAAATCCACTGGGAAATCTTCCTGAAAGGCAAACCCCGAACAGTCCCGAGACCGACGCGGTGCAGGCAGCCGGAATTATTTCCGGAATCGGTGTGGGTCGTGACGGTCGCCTGGAACGTTCCGTGCCCCAGCGTGCCCGGCAGCAAACAGCCCCCGTGCCCCGGCAACACGCCCTGCCTCTTGCGGCACCAAAGATGCGCAGTGTAGCCCAGACCCGCGGTGACGGGGTTGCGGGAGCCGGCAACTGGCGTTTTTCATTTCAGGACTTTGTGGTCGGCCCCAGCAATGAGCTGGCCTTTAGCGCGGCTCGCAGTATTTGCCGGCAGCAGTTGGTCACGGACCAGTTCTATATCTGCTCGGCTCCAGGATTGGGCAAGACCCACCTCCTCCAGGCCATTGGGCAGGAGTTGTCCGCTGGTGACGGCCTGAAGGGGGGCCGGGTGCGGCTGGCCTATCTCAGTGCCGAGGATTTTGCCTGTCGGATGGTCATGGCCCTGAAACAGCGGGAGATGGAGAGCTT
It includes:
- a CDS encoding amphi-Trp domain-containing protein — encoded protein: MADEKFRHESLQDKESIGKYLNALSDGFLNGKLQFSWKNKRLVLEPQSLIKFDVETKKKDGEVKMVLRFRWEQTPESSMFADGPLVIEAQGKE
- a CDS encoding PhoU domain-containing protein — translated: MHVFEGLEQRIQFMVLEVAKQVDETLRVLISPDEANIEKVTSRDDYIDNFKSVIENACFSRLHGQSHLDKAGIDFIRAVNIISNNLERISDFSVDIARQVQYLSDQRFLDQFEYRPFFRQILGALDIVVRALFHRDLSLALRICRAEFILDKLYKHNFDKIITSLQTGRETHNLITTLFIFRYLERMGDSLLNIGEAVIFSVVGEKLKINQYQALRESLDSLGVDLPLREVDFESIWGTRSGCRIGKVSGDNKGSSTGVIFKEGKHKKIFQEKINIHEWETILPGLTPKVFGFQESRENASILLEFLTGCTFQEIVFNEDKEFFEDAFFLVQETAAMIWQKTLKPRPVPCTFIAQLSKRIEDVFVTHPEFNTPQIQFCNLMIPSTSELLEQLQQVEQEVMAPFTVFIHGDYNSNNIIYNQKEQRIHYIDVHRSAHGDYVQDVSVFLVSNFRLPIFDRIVRCKLNQVSLHYLHFARQFAQEFRDTTFEIRLALGLIRSFITSTRFELNEEFAASMFVRGVYLMELVLGHRGHPWETFRLPDQILRYRYY
- a CDS encoding GAK system ATP-grasp enzyme, with protein sequence MKRVAVIGNPGSWSTEKLADAFAAKTGFRRVVDMSQVQMDLDSARMRHDGEELSEFDALTVKKIGPVYSPDMQDRLSLLDLLARKGTPIFSNPASILAALNRLSCTVILRAGNMPMPPTRITEDVEAAVEAVESFGRAVFKPLYTSKARGMEVISADPSCRERIIRFQNQGNPVMYIQKMLDTPGKDLGIVFLGGDYLGTYARQSAGAWNTSTSSGGKYANHEPSQEVLDLAWRAQNLFDLDFTCVDVMETDAGPMIFEVSAFGGFRGLLEARGLDASVHFADYVLKQVAS
- a CDS encoding HprK-related kinase B, which produces MSGDRADQVRVQLLERAASGAGGSLALCFGSCRITVQTDSAGLRQKLARYYADFLEPADHDNVGRVPDITVRALEAKPWNPELPWIVKQPDPGKTKIKEEYLDLPQDSRLGTCMGRLVRKRLTGMLFYFDQETHLAHGPCLANDNQVINFINSRFIQWMLDRGSLLCHAAGVSLNGNGLALAGFSGMGKSTLALHMMRRGLDFISNDRLLIHGLDSGRNTHGPTMHGVAKLPRVNPGTILGNPSLAGLLDASQKEAYVKMAPDELWNLEQKHDVYLDECFGQGKFLSAARMAGLVILNWKTKYPRTSLELVDLAQHPELLDTVIKSPGLFFLPRPDVAYRFQPENYLDVFSKCAVFEAQGGVDFDHVADACVHYLGQQGKG
- the brnA gene encoding type II toxin-antitoxin system BrnA family antitoxin, encoding MTKPMPAMTNEEFDQRFDNGEDIHTLVDLSQAVITKPGKKCRITIDVSQTLVDSIDRIRHQIGVDRGALIKVWLHERVQKELTRTNSQ
- a CDS encoding GAK system CofD-like protein, whose amino-acid sequence is MQQIRISRTALIPDELRLARYLKAPEMGPRLLFFSGGSALNPLSRELVRYTHNSIHLVTPLDSGGSSAKLREAFQMPAVGDLRSRLMALADQSVKGNPEVRELFAHRLSKTASPEELRQSLQRLVSGRDALVRDIPDPMRKIVRNYLRIFQEKMPKDFDLRGASIGNLILTAGYLTSQRRIDSVVFLFSKLAEVRGVVRPIMNRYLHLAAELESGETIVGQHLLTGKEVPPITSKVQRVSISNSRLRIEPVQVAIREKVRDLIRQADLICFPMGSFYSSLIANLLPEGVGQAIAENDCPKVYVPNAGTDPEQFGMSLADSTAVLLDYLRKGSTAVLPVDRLLNLVLLDERDSSYVHSVDVNAMESQGVTVLRCPLAGDGAGQRLDGERVLRVLLSLV
- a CDS encoding amphi-Trp domain-containing protein gives rise to the protein MSKKEVKLKGVMETSQVVTYLEDLVAGLKEGTICVRQGEEFVTLCPDQMVDVEVKATAKKGKEKFEMELSWYREPADEESQLITISSEEPEPPVGGDQSMPAVSAPAIEVQEGQAGASDSDGLVLGESDPDASKDDEEAQGTGR
- a CDS encoding HAD family hydrolase, yielding MSDAPCTVQAVLFDFGGVLADEGFYHGLHQVAREGGLDGETFFSAVSREIYTCGYLEGRVDESVFWARIETVIGLPLPAETVRRIILDGFVLRPWMLDFVRALRQSGVRVAMLSDQTNWLDELDSRHGFYAEFEQVFNSYRLGISKYRPETFLRVLGELGLQPGQALFVDDNAGHIQRAKEVGLKTILFADQEAFISGLRTFCPGLALGNSPKAVSPEEGHPR
- a CDS encoding DnaA ATPase domain-containing protein; its protein translation is MWKKTLEILEKSINPVHVRAWLTPLGARLDQDGLVLTASNGFVASWIKNRYLEVIEQALRQAANRELPVRVECASQTLCLGNNDRKPGGVFGGVAGGIPDRIHGNVSAIASGEIPQQCTENPLGNLPERQTPNSPETDAVQAAGIISGIGVGRDGRLERSVPQRARQQTAPVPRQHALPLAAPKMRSVAQTRGDGVAGAGNWRFSFQDFVVGPSNELAFSAARSICRQQLVTDQFYICSAPGLGKTHLLQAIGQELSAGDGLKGGRVRLAYLSAEDFACRMVMALKQREMESFKAGFRDGVDVLLLEDIHFLQGKEKTQEELLATVKALRGAGKKVVFTSSFLPKELPKLDSLLASQFCDGFMAVIDKPDFATRMRILEAKARVFQVQIPQDVNELFAGSIHNDIRLLENCLQNLVIKARLMNQHITHGLALEVLRNYAPHNSKPDLEAIIAFICRSFNLSHDSLRTKSRKKQNVLARNTIFYLARKHTDLSLKHIGEAFNRKHSTVIKGITQVERELSRQSPVGRQMDRLVQTLESQSVGSPTLQ